The Procambarus clarkii isolate CNS0578487 chromosome 91, FALCON_Pclarkii_2.0, whole genome shotgun sequence genome includes a region encoding these proteins:
- the LOC138359528 gene encoding serine/arginine-rich splicing factor 4-like has translation MCTTLSLLNTRNINPHLHNQFAKLENSSRSQKTVHEVRKQFAKSENSSQSQKTLRQVRRHFAKSEDTSPSQKTLRQVRRHFAKSEDTSPSQKTLRQVRKHFAKSEDTSPSQKTLRQVRKHFAKLENSSRSQKTVHEVRRHFAKSEDTSPSQKTLRQVRRHFAKSENTSPSQKTLRQVRKHFAKSEDTSPSQKTLRQVRKHFAKLENSSRSQKTLPQVRRHFAKSEDTSPSQKTLRQIRKQFAKSENTSPSQKTLRQVRKHFAKLENSSRSQKTLRQILPLDLKSLIIGFCSSLCYYSTSTLSFYYYYYYYYYYYYDYYHHGLRRQGVRKTGN, from the exons ATGTGTACAACACTGTCATTATTAAACACCCGAAATATAAACCCACACCTGCATAACCAGTTCGCCAAATTAGAAAACAGTTCGCGAAGTCAGAAAACAGTTCACGAAGTCAGAAAACAGTTCGCGAAGTCAGAAAACAGTTCGCAAAGTCAGAAAACACTTCGCCAAGTCAGAAGACACTTCGCCAAGTCAGAAGACACTTCGCCAAGTCAGAAGACACTTCGCCAAGTCAGAAGACACTTCGCCAAGTCAGAAGACACTTCGCCAAGTCAGAAGACACTTCGCCAAGTCAGAAAACACTTCGCCAAGTCAGAAGACACTTCGCCAAGTCAGAAGACACTTCGCCAAGTCAGAAAACACTTTGCCAAATTAGAAAACAGTTCGCGAAGTCAGAAAACAGTTCACGAAGTCAGAAGACATTTCGCCAAGTCAGAAGACACTTCGCCAAGTCAGAAAACACTTCGCCAAGTCAGAAGACACTTCGCCAAGTCAGAAAACACTTCGCCAAGTCAGAAGACACTTCGCCAAGTCAGAAAACACTTCGCCAAGTCAGAAGACACTTCGCCAAGTCAGAAAACACTTCGCCAAGTCAGAAAACACTTTGCCAAATTAGAAAACAGTTCGCGAAGTCAGAAAACACTTCCCCAAGTCAGAAGACACTTCGCCAAGTCAGAAGACACTTCGCCAAGTCAGAAAACACTTCGCCAAATTAGAAAACAGTTCGCGAAGTCAGAAAACACTTCGCCAAGTCAGAAGACACTTCGCCAAGTCAGAAAACACTTTGCCAAATTAGAAAACAGTTCGCGAAGTCAGAAAACACTTCGCCAA ATTCTGCCACTTGATCTTAAGTCTCTTATAATCGGCTTTTGTTCATCTTTGTGTTATTATTCTACATCTACTCTctctttctactactactactactactactactactactactacgactaCTACCACCATGGTTTACGAAGACAAGGGGTCAGAAAGACAGGTAATTAA